GGCGGTGCTGCTGACCGTGGTGGCGGTCCAGAGCTTCGCACACGGGCAGACGCAGTGGCTCCTCGTCATCCTCACGTTCGTGTGGAAGTTCTCCGTCGGCCCCCTGGTCGGCTGGGTGCTCGGCCGTGGCGCGCTCTGGCTGTTCAACCGCCTACGCCCACAGGACAGGGCGCATTACTACGTGCTGCTCCTTGGGGTAGTTCTCCTGACCTATGGCTTGGCCGAATGCGCGCAGGCCAGCGGCATGCTGGCGGTGTTCGTGTGTGGGTGTGTCATGGGCAATCACCCGTTCGTGCACCGGCAAGGCGTCGCCAACTTCTCGGCAGCATTGGCCGCCATCGTCAACATCGGCATGTTCCTCATGATGGGACTCCTGGTTTTTCCGCACCAGTGGTCTGGCGTGTGGCTGGACGGTGTGGTGCTGTTCCTCGTGCTGGCCCTGGTCGCGCGGCCCATCGCCGTGGCCCTAGGCTTGCTGGGGATGCCGTTCGCCTGGAAGAAGAAAGTCTTCATCGCGTGGGCGGGCCTGCGCGGAGCGGTGCCCATCGTTCTGGCCACCTACCCGGCAGCCTATGGCCTGCCGGACAGCCAGGACATATTCAACCTCGTCTTCTTCGCCGTGCTGCTCTCGGTGCTCGTGCAGGGGTCCAGCCTCGGAATCGTTGGGCGCGCATTGGGCCTCTCGGCGCATGCTCGCCCCAAGCCACCATATAGGCTGGAGTTGCTCGCCATGGCCGAGACCGACCTGGACCTCGTGGTGGTTGACCTGCCGGGGCCGCTGGGCATCGCAGGCCCCCTGGTCCGCGACCTGGAACTCCCACCGGATGCTCTAGTCATCCTCGTCACGCGACGCGAGCGGGCGCTGAGCCCCAGGGGCCACACGCAACTGGAGGGCGGGGACCAGGTCACCGTGCTGGCGCACGCCGCCGACGAGGAGACGATCCGTCAAGCCTTAGTCGCACCCTTCCGCCCGCCGGCCGACAGCTAGAGTCCGTGCGGAGGCCCACGCAGCGCTGCGGCGCAGCGCGGAGAGCACGGGGCAAGCGTTGCCAGCGTCTCCCTTCTCATGCTCGCGTTCGCATTCCCCTGCCGCAACCCCACCGGGATCGAGGGGTTTCACCCCGGGGGTGGAACCTGTCAGGTGTCCTTGCGTCTAATACTGAATGATGCCATAATATGGGCCGATCCGGATTCCCCCTGCGCAAGGAGCCCTCGATGGCAGATGCCGCCGTTCAGACCCAGGCTGAGGCCGTGCAGGACCAGGACGTGCAGGCGCTGGAGCGCTTCCGCGCCGCCTGCACGCAGCTCCGCGAGGAGCTCCGCCACATCATCGTGGGACAGGACCAGGTGGTTGAGGAGGTGCTGCTGGCGATGTTCTCGCGCGGCCACTGCCTGCTCGAGGGCGTGCCCGGCCTGGC
This window of the Planctomycetota bacterium genome carries:
- a CDS encoding potassium/proton antiporter yields the protein MDIAFIVTPLLLLFVVLAAVWLDRWSVPVIAVALGAGILFGSDVLGLWHFDDMVLTHHVANIALVFILFQGGFGTKRSDFKAVAWPAGGLATWGVLLTAAATLGTLWGLLGWPFERACLLAAITSSTDAAATFSILRRQSLPPKLASTIEIESAANDPMAVLLTVVAVQSFAHGQTQWLLVILTFVWKFSVGPLVGWVLGRGALWLFNRLRPQDRAHYYVLLLGVVLLTYGLAECAQASGMLAVFVCGCVMGNHPFVHRQGVANFSAALAAIVNIGMFLMMGLLVFPHQWSGVWLDGVVLFLVLALVARPIAVALGLLGMPFAWKKKVFIAWAGLRGAVPIVLATYPAAYGLPDSQDIFNLVFFAVLLSVLVQGSSLGIVGRALGLSAHARPKPPYRLELLAMAETDLDLVVVDLPGPLGIAGPLVRDLELPPDALVILVTRRERALSPRGHTQLEGGDQVTVLAHAADEETIRQALVAPFRPPADS